The window CTCGCCACTCATAGAAATTCATCTAAGAGATAAGAACAAAACAATAAATCCTTATTGTTCTCAAGCCAAAGGCTAAACAAGTTTGTGAATCAAAATAAGTCTAACTTCTTATTTATCATATCTTGCTTATAAAGATTAACTTGGAACACCTCTCCAAGTACGAGTAATTACTAAGACTTTGGAAAGACAAGAGGACTCATAGGGAACACAAACTAGGaaacaacaaaaattgaatAGGAACTCTAAAAACTTTAGACGACATTAACTAGACcttgaaaatataagaaataagtgTTGTTGGGTGCATGTATCCAAGATTTGCTTATTCCAATGTTATTGAGTTAATGGCCTTCAAGGAATGTGGACAACCTCCAAATGCAAAGTGATTGAAGTAAACTTAGATTCTATAATTGTTCTGTAAGTTGACAACTAGATTTGATCAATAATAATGTGATTGATGACTTGCCAACTAAATTGATGACTCTTTAGGAGAATTGACATCTTTTAGGAATGCTCCGGCATCAATAATATTAGTTACATTGTATATAGATATTATGAGCATTTTAGTTAAGCCCATATAATTGCATTGAATTGGAGCCGAGAGACATAAGCGAAAGAGAATCTGAGCTTGATTGAATTTATTGGACTGAGCccatataaattgaaaatttggccAAGCCCACTAATCATAAAGCggccaaaatttatattatcggTACCAAgttggaaaatcaatttatggaaaCAAGCTTGGGGAGTAATTAAACATAATATCATCAGATCATGGAAGATGAACGGTTGTTCTTTTGCCATTATTTTTTACAAGCTTGCAGCACTTAACGACATTAACGGCAGCAACAAACCCGTGCGCGTTACTACTATAACCAACAGGTACCAGTCAACAGTAGTATTTTTAACCTTTGTGTTGGGTGTAACTGTGATTGGTCTATGGCTTCGCATTCAGAAGTAGTGATCTTTAACCTGCAGCATGAGCTCTTAAAAGAGAGGCTGCAACTACCTCCTCAATCATGATGTCTCTAACCTTGGTCCGAATTTGCTGATCTTACCTTTACAGTGATCTTCCCGAGGCAATCTGGAAATAGACGAGTGAAAGAACGAAAAAGCTGTACAGATATGGAGCCCTGAATTGATTGTAAAACGAGGATGCCATGCTTTATCACCAAAGCACAGCACAGGAGACATCATAGCAAGAAGTTGCTCATCTGTAAAAGCTTTCTCAGCAAAATCCCCTGCAAGTCTTTAGTGAGGGAATCCCACCTAgctatttcatttaaatcacGTGAGGAAAATGTGTCggaaaagttttaaacctattgtatttgtaccaatttaatcataaaccttttgacatgATGCCTATTCAgtttttccaactaattttgaccGAATATTGCCGACGTGCACGTGGGTTGACTTATGTGGTACTATTAATGCTAACGtggatgatttttaataatattttaatatttttttttctattttttgtctctcatttcttcttccttttgccgatGACTTGCTATTGGCTGCAAGTGATAGTTGGGCACCAGCCATGGTTGGGTAGGTTGGTATCACCTGGTCAttgtgaggccaagccttgttAAGGTctcccctcgccaaatctggcttggcaaggccaaccctcgccgAGGCTACCTTTGCTCAAGCCAAGGTGGCTTCGGCAAGGCTCATTCTCACCATGGCTAGGTGAAGCCAGCCCACTTGGCCATGTTGGTGGCTGGTCATCACCTATGGCTAGTGGTTGGTCacaaacaaaggaagaagaaaggagagaaaaaaaaaatgaaaattattataatattattaaaaattgtttacgtCAATGTTGGTGGTATCACGTAAGTTGACCaatatccacatcaacaatattcggccaaaattagctgaaaggattgaattaacaccaagtcaaaaaatttatgactaaattggcactaataaaaattgtattactaaattgatactaattaataagtttaaaatttttttgacacttttctcATAATTATACTAAACAAAACAACTTCAGAACGTATCACCCAAGACCTAACCAATCACTCTCAAAATGGCAAGAATAACGGCCACTTCATGTAGGGTAGTCAACACATGACCAATATCTAAAGGATAAATTTAGGAGGTAAAGTGAATGTGAGATTTCATGGAACAATTTCcaacttttctaaaaatttaagcctTTAGATGAATTTGTAGTTTAATATTTTACATATTTTAACACTCCCTCATGCTTAAtctattctttttgtttagTACTGAGCGTGGAGATACTTAATTGGAACTTAGAGTTtcttgctctaataccatgtagATTTTGTAGGACTACCACTGACTGttctaaaatatataatcttttggatcttattttttattttatgtctcTATCAAATTATTTGTAACTTGCCTATAAATATGTGTCCTTCATCACCATGAATTACAAGTGAGAGTACTTAGAGGAATATAGCATAAGAGATACTAACAAAATCCTAATTTCCTTATTTATGATCATCTAATAATGTCAATAAATACACTTCAACACTCCACTCAAGCTCTACAACTTTCTTCCAATGTTTGCCACCAAAGTATCATGTAAGCCTCCTTACACTAGACAAGGATGTTAATACTTTGAATCGAATTTAAAAGAAGTGCTAAAGAAACACATGATAAAAAAATCGACACCTTTATTTACCATGAATTTGATATAATTGCGTGGAAACCATGTTCAATTGCAGCAAATTAAATTGCATCATCCCATGAAGTCAACTTTGGCTACTCGATGAAGGTGTACTCAACTTCGGTGCCCTCAGTTGCTTAGATGATTGACAATGACTTTGTTCTACAATGATGCTCACAATCGAAAGAAAGTCCCACAACAATAATGTCCATGGTCGGCATTGTGACTAGATAGACGAGGCCGCAAGAAACAATAACTCCCTCTGACGATGGAGGAGAGACCAGTGACTTACGAGATAGAGCTGCTCTTAGAGGCAATTGGATCAGACCTGGGATCGCGATAGAGGATTATGGTGCTACTCTTGAGGACAATTGATTGTGGCTGCACTTGAGGATAAAGATTGGTGGACCATAAACCAAGAATTGAAAACGACGAACATGATCTCGATGTCAGGGTAGAAATGATAAAGACGGAGTGAGGGGTTTCTTAAAAACCGACGGTTAGAATAAAGTTAAAACTAGGGTCTAGTAAAAAGGTATAATTAGACATTCTTCCGATCCTCTATCTCAAACTTTTATACACTTAGATATCTCACCATCTTAATTAGATTTTCAATGTTAACAACTTCAGTTGGAGTTAAATACCGCTCATTGAAGATCCAGCTAGGATATAAAAGATAAATTCCCGAAGTTTCAACTTAGGTACAGCTAGTTGCTTGCATGGAATATTTCTTCACCAACCCAATAAACTAACCAGTATTGCTTCGTCCATGGTTGAACCGGATGCAAAGCGACAAAACATTATTGGAGACATTTACAAAGATCCAACTTGAACGAGTTCCAAGGTGGAAGGTCAAATCACCGAACATAGTGCAATAGGAAAATTTGACAAGATTTGACTAATTGCAAGTTCGGATGATAACAATGACATCGTTAATTAATTAGTTTGTCTTTCCTGCATGGGAAGTTACTTGTACGATGCTTATATCACACGCATATAATGAGCGATTCAAAATGCTGGCATCCGTCAATTTGTTTATAACTTTAGCAATATGTGCTATCGTTAGAAAGTAGACATATGCCTCGGATCGATTGATATGGAGAATAAGGACCAAGTAGGATGTATGTAGCGAAAGAAATTACACAAGGAACATAAGGTTTTAATTAAACAGGACAAACAACGATAACCAACAGTAGCGGTGAGGCACGTAAACGTATCCatacagaagaagaagaatcaaagCAGGTGAAGATAGTGAGGGTTCAAGGGCCTGAAGACAGTGGGAGCTTTGGACTCAACGAAGGCCACCTGAGACCGGGAGAGGTGGAGGTAGACCACCCAGTCGCCGTTGGAGAGCGGGCTGGGCATGGGCATGACGTACCCGGTTTCCCCTCCCCACGGGAAGTGGTAGGAACCCAGCACTGGCTTCCCCCACCCGAAGTCCATCTTAGCCACCGGGAACCTCTGCCCCGATGACACCACAAATGCCGTTGACCCTTCCTGCTCCTCCTCGCTCCCCAGCTTGCAGTATATCCTTGTCACCCCCGGTGCCGGCCGGTGCCCTTCCACCCAGTCTATCAGGTCCAGGAAGTGCTCCCTCGTTGCTGCGCTCTCCACAAAATCATGCACCGCCTCAGCCACCCAGCTCAGCGGCTTCTCCACCACCTCCCTCGCCCTCTTCTCTCCAAATGGTATTGACAGGACGTTCCCAAAGTAGGACGCCATGGGTGTGGGCTTGTCATCCCCGTCCTGACTCATCAATCTACACCTGCCGTCTACCACGATCCCCATCCTTGATATTGCCTTGTTGTCCTCGTTATTAGCAACTAAGGAGGATTCAGCCACCATCTTCCAAAGGAAAGCGCTGAACGACTCCAACTTAGACCTCTTGCCTCCGTTGGAGCTGGCGCTCTGCTGCAACTCGCTTAGCTGGGTGGCCGTCACATAGTACATGCGGCTTACTAGACGATCGTCTTCCCTTGAAGTCGTTGGCTCGAATTCACCACCTGCCTGCTGCTTGTGCTGGGGAGGTGGGGGCAATGCAGAGATGGGCACGTACATGCGGTCTAAAGAAGGGTCAATGCAGAGTGGACGCCTTGGGTTGAGAAGAGAGCGGCGGAAGCAAGGAGGGAGTGAGAAGGGGGCATCGGAACGAGCGGTCTCTGCCCAAAACACCATGAACATGTTGGCCGAGGTGGCGTCAGCTATCCGATGGTCAAATGTACACGCCACCACTATTCCCCCACACTTTAGCTCCGTTGCCTGAATGTTTTCCATCGAGAAAATGTACAAATCTTAGTCTATTAGCAGCTTGATCTAGTAGACTTCGTCTACATAGAAGACTAAACCCATGCATCACCGGAAAGTTATCCTACCATGGACTTGATCTTCATAGTTTTCGGCACCATAGTTTTCTCTTGCCCATTCATTGAGGCAGTTCAATGTGTAAACTTGTATTTTAATCCTCCATTTACTTAAACTAATCTCTTCGAGATGACTTTATCATATAGCCTGCTAGCTACTTCTTTCCTCGATAACAAGGAAATATGCAATATCCACTGTCTAGTTATTTCGTACAGGACTAGCACCAGAGAGGACAGGCTCCTCAATGCTCTAGCATTATTCCCATTTGGCGCATTAATTATGCGAAGGATGTTGATAGTGAAAGGGAAATCCCACCCTTTCCATATAGATATGAATTATTCGCGCTTGACGTCCCTGGGGAACCTTGCCATAATTGCACGGCTTCTcatcaagttttttttattaatttttaaggtCCTCCCTCGCAAGATTCTTCCATTCATTCAATTCCATCCATAATAGACAAAATGATAATCTCCATCTCACTATTCTCGCAGGACGCAATGAGCAAAATGCATAATCTCAATGATCACATAAATAAATCAGTGAGCTCGTACTAAGTGTcagattttcattttcatttgatcATTTAGCAATGATCTTTGCTACattgttctgtttttttttttttttttgctacgTTGTTCTGTTACGTGTAAAGTTATTGACGTGGCTTTGATTAGGACATCTTCGAATTATTACAAGGAAAATAGTAAACTATAAGAAGTAATTGATAACGTCTAATCACAGACTATAATGTCAGACATGTGAACGAAGTCTAAACATTATACCTCCGTCTAACAGTTGCCAATTAGtatcaaaattttgtttgtaaaatttgcaTACTAAGTGATGTAAACGAAAGGTTTTATTTCGACACCTGATGAAGGAACTTCAACATCGATGAATGAACCAACTTTGTGAACCATTCTCAGTAAAGTTGGAGAATCCGACCCAGACTTACTGATAGATGGTACACTGTCCCATTCGATGCTGGTTATACTTATGCGTCCATGCATAaacaaaagacataaaaaaaaaaaattgtggatttAGGTGcaataaagatgaaaatgggCGCATATGCAGTGATCTAATCTTTTGAGATGAATAAACGGTAGATAGTATGGCCGTATCTATTATCTATACCTGGACAGCAAGCACGCCTCGCTTCTTTGTAGGAACCAATTTCCCTTCAATGGTTTCATCAGGATTATACAGGTTGAGATGGCAGAGTTCTATGTCCGCGAAAGCTTCGATAAAGTCCACCCCACGATTGTTGCACAGGAGCTCGGGCTCGCTGACCGAGTTCTTGACCACCTCTCCGGCAAGAGCATAGTAGGAGACCAGAGCTTGGGCCAAGGCGACTTTCAGAATGCCAACCATGGACCCATATTCAAGCCTCTGCGAGGTGGGGGTGGTCGGGTTGATGTAGCAGAAGAAGACGCCTACGTCGAGCGGAGGCAAGAGCAAGTCAAGGTTAGAGAGGGGCAGCCAATGCTCTTGCATGGGCAGTGGTGCCGCCACCACTTCCGTCTTGCCCAACTTCACCATGAACTCTCTGCCTGCCCCTGCGACTGCACCCATTTCGTTTTCAATAAATGGCGAGATCAAGAGAGATCGAGAGCGGAGAAGATGGAAGGTGATGAGCTTGAAGACGAGCCGGTATATTATATGCCCAAATGGTGGTATCGATGATGACTTGACTCCATCCATGACTATTCCTCAACTACCGTCCATCTTATCTGTGGAAAATTTACTCACGACAGACGCACTATATTATTCGTCTCCACAGTCTCTTCATTTTCACTCCACCATCTACTCTCACCTGTATTGTTCACGTTTACACTCCAAAAACTCCGACGGGACACTTATTTCCTGTCAGAGATCAGGAGAGGTCAAGCGTGCAAATGCTCAATGTTTCCCCGGCAATTCAAAGCGAAGCAGTGAaaatcaaataatgataaaaagaataaaatgggACAAACGCATATTGATGACACCGTCTCGAAGAAATCCTTCCCTTTAATTGATCATAATCTGAAACGTCGTCGACTAAACCGAAATCCTTCCTTTAAATTCAATGTCTAgactaaacttttttttctttttttcagaacTAGTTTGCTGGTCAATGTCGCATTTGTTTCTcatataaatgaataatttggacTTATAgttcttgaaataattagccattaataatatttttattattgataataatttatatctaaatattttcgtggacGATAAAACATACTTtgtgttcattcatttttgtaagtgatacaagcaattatttttagaaaaataatttctaaatgatTTTTTCCATGAATTAAATGACCTTAGAGAAGATAAATTATAATGGTCAAAAGACGTGTCTTTGGAGGGGTTTTGagtatttaataaataaataatattaaacagataaatgaaaattaaattgggATATAGTAttatatttaggaaaaaatacCTGAAATTTCACCCAATAACCATTTACatatctctattttttttttaaaaatactgCTTGAGATTTATTTTTGGAGACCATTTTGCACCTTCACATGAACTATTTTATTGTCCTAATTTACGAAAGTGTCACTATTTGCCAAGATTGCGAAACCctaaaacctaaattttgactccCACCCAAATTATCCAaagataaatgaaaacaaaaccatTAAATCCTAGGAAAGATACTAAAATGAGTTTACAAGAAGAACAAATTAGTCATTTCAATATAGGATTCAAATTAGGGGTAAACATCAATCCAGGGTCAACCTTGGACTAGCCCAACTTAACCAGTTCTAGCATGCTTCCTAAGGAGACCGGGCTGGTCCTTCGTCTTAGAATCCCTGGACCTTGCATTTGTGAGGATTAGTCCTCAGCCCTAAGACTTTGGGATTAGTCCAACCTGGCCTAATcatgtatatattatatatgtaatATATAATAAGTATAATGTATATTCTAAACCCTAGCGCCTTCACCTTTGTGCTTTTTATGTGATTCTACCATGTAAATTAGAAACTAGAAACCCAACcttgattgacaaaaaaaaaaaataaatagaaactcCCTTCGCTCTCCTTGACCTCACTTGCCTTGCTTGTTGCTCCCCTCTCTTTTGCTTGCTTCACCACTCGCCTATGGCCTTTTCTTACTCACTTCATGAGTACAACTCAATTGGTGAAATCGCTCCTCTCTCTTGGCTTGCCTTACGAGTGTAGCTCAACAATCGCAAATAAAGATTTCTATTGTTACTT of the Eucalyptus grandis isolate ANBG69807.140 chromosome 10, ASM1654582v1, whole genome shotgun sequence genome contains:
- the LOC104423289 gene encoding coniferyl alcohol acyltransferase, which codes for MDGVKSSSIPPFGHIIYRLVFKLITFHLLRSRSLLISPFIENEMGAVAGAGREFMVKLGKTEVVAAPLPMQEHWLPLSNLDLLLPPLDVGVFFCYINPTTPTSQRLEYGSMVGILKVALAQALVSYYALAGEVVKNSVSEPELLCNNRGVDFIEAFADIELCHLNLYNPDETIEGKLVPTKKRGVLAVQATELKCGGIVVACTFDHRIADATSANMFMVFWAETARSDAPFSLPPCFRRSLLNPRRPLCIDPSLDRMYVPISALPPPPQHKQQAGGEFEPTTSREDDRLVSRMYYVTATQLSELQQSASSNGGKRSKLESFSAFLWKMVAESSLVANNEDNKAISRMGIVVDGRCRLMSQDGDDKPTPMASYFGNVLSIPFGEKRAREVVEKPLSWVAEAVHDFVESAATREHFLDLIDWVEGHRPAPGVTRIYCKLGSEEEQEGSTAFVVSSGQRFPVAKMDFGWGKPVLGSYHFPWGGETGYVMPMPSPLSNGDWVVYLHLSRSQVAFVESKAPTVFRPLNPHYLHLL